One window from the genome of Penaeus monodon isolate SGIC_2016 chromosome 4, NSTDA_Pmon_1, whole genome shotgun sequence encodes:
- the LOC119572544 gene encoding uncharacterized protein LOC119572544 gives MLGSAALPGLRGTHGSVWISSLATFTAFVTQLSSQGDPEGYTILSPTYSWFTMASYEDFVPLAAVSSPTVLSRLPSIAITSSIMFILASISTSPPHCQAQSCTCTNCGGSHNAFYRGCPTYKFTPEVAILIFEVSLLLPMPVLHSAPVRPSQEVSTSQCLVLLPLLLPPLPVKFLATLNPHTPISIAIPDTAISTSPVLTPLPPLPTHRTRQAKRSTAPSPPSTSPSTPQRSVPFSPPHKKTFVSQTSSTNSTSETLEDIQNHQIRTQDNIPTPHPSSNLSAPIPATIGEWGHLLGFGCRHFEAIVDFKEVCDYHLSECEDLLECHLNKRWALQYLLI, from the exons ATGTTGGGCTCAGCTGCCTTACCTGGCTTGCGTGGCACTCATGGTTCTGTGTGGATTTCGAGTCTTGCCACATTTACAGCATTTGTGACTCAACTCTCTT CTCAAGGAGACCCTGAGGGGTACACtattctctccccaacatactcctgGTTTACCATGGCTAGTTATGAAGATTTTGTACCCTTA GCTGCTGTTAGTTCTCCAACAGTATTGTCAAGATTACCTTCCATAGCCATTACCTCCTCCATAATGTTCATATTGGCGAGCATATCAACCTCACCCCCTCATTGTCAGGCACAATCATGCACATGTACCAATTGTGGTGGTTCCCATAATGCATTTTATAGGGGttgccctacctacaagtttaCGCCTGAGGTGGCAATTCTCATATTCgaggtttctctcttactccctatGCCAGTCCTTCACTCTGCTCCTGTTCGTCCCTCTCAAGAAGTTTCTACATCTCAGTGTCTcgtcctcctcccacttctactCCCCCCTCTTCCAGTCAAATTCCTTGCCACCTTAAATCCACACACCCCAATCTCCATCGCTATTCCAGACACTGCAATCTCTACTTCCCCGGTacttacccctcttcctcctctcccaactcATCGCACAAGACAAGCTAAACGTTCCACCGCACCCTCACCTCCATCAACCTCTCCCTCCACACCTCAGAGGTCTGTCCCCTTTTCTCcacctcataagaaaacctttgtttctcagacctcctcaACCAACTCCACTTCAGAAACTCTCGAAGACATTCAGAACCATCAAATCAGGACACAAGATAACATACCTAcacctcatccatcctccaatctCTCTGCTCCTATTCCTGCTACAATCGGA gaatggggtcaTTTGCTCGGATTTGGCTgccgtcactttgaagccattgtggattttaaagaggtgtgtgactaCCACCTCAGTGAatgtgaagatcttctggagtGCCACCTCaacaagagatgggctctccaaTATTTGCTAATTTGA